Proteins co-encoded in one Juglans regia cultivar Chandler chromosome 16, Walnut 2.0, whole genome shotgun sequence genomic window:
- the LOC109007554 gene encoding vacuolar protein sorting-associated protein 26B-like — MNYLIGAFKPSCNISITFSDGKTRKQVPLKKENGHTAMVPLFQSQENIAGKISIEPLQGKKVDHNGVKVELLGQIEMYFDRGNFYDFTSLVRELDVPGDIYEKKTYPFEFSTVEMPYETYNGVHVRLRYVLKVTISRGYAGSIMEYQDFVVRNYSPPPAVNNSIKMEVGIEDCLHIEFEYNKSKYHLKDVIIGKIYFLLVRIKIKNMDLEIRRRESTGSGANTHVETETLAKFELMDGAPVRGESIPIRLFLSPYELTPTHRNINNKFSVKYYLNLVLVDEEDRRYFKQQEITIYRLQETSS, encoded by the exons ATG AATTACCTAATTGGAGCTTTCAAGCCATCGTGTAACATCTCAATCACATTTTCTGATGGAAAAACACGCAAGCAG GTCCcactaaagaaagaaaatggtcaCACAGCCATGGTTCCACTTTTCCAAAGTCAAGAAAACATTGCTGGGAAG ATTTCGATAGAACCACTTCAAGGGAAAAAAGTTGATCACAATGGGGTGAAAGTCGAGCTCCTCGGCCAGATAG AGATGTACTTTGATAGAGGCAACTTCTATGACTTTACTTCCCTTG TTCGTGAATTGGATGTTCCTGGAGATATATATGAGAAGAAAACATATCCATTTGAATTTTCCACTGTGGAAATGCCATATGAGACATACAATGGGGTGCATGTGAGGCTTAg GTATGTCCTGAAAGTCACAATCAGTCGTGGTTATGCTGGTAGCATTATGGAATACCAGGATTTTGTG GTTCGCAATTACTCCCCACCACCAGCAGTTAATAATAGCATTAAG ATGGAAGTTGGAATTGAAGATTGCCTGCACATTGAGTTTGAGTATAACAAAAGCAA GTATCACCTGAAAGATGTTATTATAGGCAAGatatattttcttcttgtaagaatcaagataaaaaatatggatCTAGAGATCAGGCGACGAGAATCTACGGGATCAGGGGCCAATACCCATGTGGAGACAGAGACGCTTGCTAAATTTGAGTTGATGGATGGTGCTCCGGTTAGAG GTGAATCAATTCCAATCAGGCTGTTCCTTAGCCCTTATGAACTGACACCGACACATCGGaacatcaataacaaatttagTGTGAAGTATTATTTGAATCTTGTTCTAGTCGATGAAGAGGACCGACGATACTTTAAGCAGCAGGAAATCACAATATATAGGCTTCAGGAAACATCTTCCTGA